The stretch of DNA GCCGGCGGGCCCTTCGCAATCCTCCAGATATCGGTCACCAACGAAAAGCGTCCTGGCAGGCTCGGTTTCCAGAAGATCGAGCGCCTTTTTGTAAATTGCCGAATGCGGTTTGCGATATCCAAAGGAGACCGAAAAAATGGTAAAGTCAAAAAATGACAGCAGGCCGAAACGCTGCAGTTCGCCGATATGATATTCCTCCGGGAAATAAGTGTTGGAGACGAGGCCGATTCGCTTGCCCCTTGATTTAAGAGATTTCAGCACAGACGGGGCATCGGCGAAAATGGACAATTGCCGGGAGACCGGAGTATAATAAGCTTCAAAAAACCGGTCGGGCAATGGGCCATTATTTTTAATTTCGAATGACCCCAGAAGATCCTTGACGGCGTCGATAATGCGCCATTCTTCAAGCGACTCAGCGGAGCGTTCGCGATATCGGCCCCATATCTCAACATACCTGGCCCAGAAGTGGTCGATGGGAGGCAGTTTATACCCATCTTTTTTCAGGAATTCATATCCGGCATTGACGCAATTTACATCGAGAACACTCCAGGGAATGGTCTCATATTCGAGAAGTGTCGAGCCAAGATCAAAAAGGATTCCATCGATACTGTATTTGGTCATAATTCTCTATCTATTCAGCGCAGTTTTGCAAATCAAATCGACAAGTTTCTCAAAATCCATTCCGGCTTCTCTCGCGGCCATCGGCGCGAGCGATAATTCGGTCATGCCCGGTAATGTATTAACTTCCAGAAAATATGCTTTGTTCCCCTTATCGAGGATAAAATCAACACGAGCCAGGCCGGAGCAGCCGACTATTTCATAAACTCGGGCAGCCGTTTCCTGAATTTGATCCCGGATATTATCGGGAATTGGCGCCGGGCAGACATATTGCGATTTCCCTTTGGTATATTTGCACTGATAGTCATACAATTCGTTGGTCGGAATGATTTCCACCAGAGGAAACGGCCGGCCGTTCAGGACGGAGGCGGTGATTTCGCGGCCTGAAATATATTGTTCGGCAAGAACCTGCCCGGTGACTTTCCGGGCCGTCTCAACGGCGGCCGCCAATTGGTCGAAACTTCTAACCAGTGTCAAGCCGACGGTCGATCCTGAGTTATTCGGTTTTACGATCAGGGGAAATGCGAAATGAGCTTGAATCCGATTAAGGAGGCTCTCAACGTCGCCAAAGTCATTGCCCTTGAAGAGCAGCCAATCGGGTGTCAGGATGCCTTCATGGCTCACCAGGCGCTTGGTAAAGGCCTTGTGCATGGCCACAGCCGAGGCCAGGACACCGGAACCGGTATATTTCATGCCGGCCAGTTCCAGAAGGGCCTGAATGGTGCCGTCTTCACCACGTCCGCCATGCAGGGCGAGAAAGACGATATCGGAATTTTTATAGTCGGGCGATTGTATCGACTCGGACAGGGCCAGATTATCTTTTTGTTTCAGGGCAATTTTGGACAGGGAAGCGGTATCTTCGGCCAAAAGATATTTTCCTTCAGCATCGAGCAATGATATACCCGAGGCCGAATCGATGACAGCAACATTATGGCCGAGCTTTTTGATTGCCTCGGTAACGGCCCGAGCCGAAGCAAGTGAGACATCACGTTCCTCGGAGAGCCCCCCGGCGAGCACCAGAATTTTAAGTCTTTTTTCCATTGTTTCTTATTTTCTTAATTTTCAGGATAATAAATACTAATATCGCGGTAATTATTATCGGCCAGGCGATTTTTTCATAGAGGTGATAATAATGCGCGATGGTGTCGAAGTTGACAACAAATATATAACTGCTGAACAGCAGTAAGCCATTGAATATCCAGAATGAGATTGAGGAAAAGGCGAAGGTCTTTGTCGGGCTGTATTGTCCGATGCCGCAGACAAGAGCAATAGCGGCCCGGGCGCCGACAATAAAACGGCTGAAAATCAGCAGAATGGCTCCCTTTCGGGCGAACCAGATTTCCAGACGATTGATATCTTCGACAGAGAAATATTTATAATTTTTCCTGATGAAATAATTCCGGCCCAGCGACGTTCCCAGTGAGTAGACAACCATGGTGGAGCCGATTCCGCCCAGATAAACGACTCCGAAGACGAGAAAAATATTCAGCCATCCGGCCGCGGCCAGGGCGCCTCCGGCAATGGTAAAAAAATCGCCGGGAAAGGGCGGGAAAATATTCTCGATAAAAGATGCTCCCACCAGGGCCAGATAAATCCAGAACGGCCCGTAAGCGAACAGCTTCTGGAGAAAATCATTTATCAGGTTGAACGACTGTTCCATGATCCTTATACAATAAAGATGTGGCGATAACCGCAATCCCCTCTTCCCGTCCGACAAAACCCATCTGTTCGTTGGTCGTGGCCTTGACGGCGATATCATCGATCGTAACTACCAGGATGCGGCTGATTTTCGATTTCATGGCGTCAAGATGAGGCGCGAGTTTCGGTTTCTCGGCGATTATGACGGCATCGACATTCCCCACCTGAAAACCCTTTTGCACAATCATCTTGAAGACTTCCGACAATAATTTGGTCGATTGCATATCTTTGAACTGCATGTCGGTATCGGGGAAATGCCCTCCGATATCGCCCAAGCCGGCCGCTCCCAGAATCGAGTCGGCGATGGCGTGAAGAAGAACGTCGGCATCGCTGTGGCCGTCGAGGCCGTATTCATGGGCAATGATGACGCCGCCCAGGACCAGAGGGCGCCCTGTCACAAAACGGTGTGAATCATAACCGATCCCAATTCGAATATCAGGCTTCACGGTTATTCTCCTCTATTATCATTTTGGCCAATTGCATATCTTCTTCGGTGGTCACTTTAAGATTTCTTTTTTCGGGAATAACGGTCCTGACTTTGAAACCAAGCGCTTCCACCAGGGCGGAATCATCGGTCACTTCCCTGCCCGATATATATTTTTCATGGGCCGATTTAATAAGATCATATTGGAAGACCTGAGGCGTCTCGGCGCGGTATAATTTGCTTCGGTCAAGCGACGAAATAACATAGTCGGCTTCGACTCTTTTGACCGTGTCGGCAATGGGGCGGGCCAGGATCGCCGCCCGCTCTTTGTGGGCGACGGCGATAACACGGTCAATATCGGCGGCATCAACAAGCGGCCGCGCGCCGTCATGGATGGCCACAAAGCCGGTCGAAATCGGCAGCGCCTTGAGGCCGTTAAGAACCGATTCCCGGCGCGTTTCTCCCCCCTTGATAATACGTTTCAATTTGGCGAAGGAAGATTGCTTCACGACTTTATCGCCGGCATACAGCATAAAATCCTCGGCGATGACAAGGACAATTTCATCAACCAGCCGGGCCTTTTCAAATTGCATGGCGGTCCAGGCAAGAAGCGGCCGGTCGAGAATAATTCGGAATTGTTTCGGTATGTCGCCGCCGAAACGGACACCCCGTCCGGCCGCAACGATTAATGCCACCGTATTCATATCGGTTTAATATATCGGGTGTATTTTGGAATTGAAAGATTAAATTTTTTATAAATCAGCGGTCACAAAATCAGCATACAATCGCCGTAGCTGTAAAAACGATATTCCTCTTTGACGGCGATATTGTAGGCTTCGAGGATTTTCTCCCTGGTGGCAAAGGCCGAGACAAGTATCATCAGCGATGATTTGGGGAGGTGGAAATTGGTTATGAGGTGGTCCACCAGCTTGAAATCGTGGCCGGGTTTGATGTACAAATCGACGTATCCGGCATAAGGCTGGACCTTTCCTTTGACAAGAGCGGCCGATTCCAGGGTTCTGACCGAGGTGGTGCCGACGGCGAATATTTTGCCGCCGTTTTCCCTTATCTTATTTATGCGATCGGCGGCATCGCGGGAGATTTCGGCAAATTCAGCATCGACCGAATGTTCATTGATATCATTCACTTTGACGGTTCTAAAAGTTCCGTAGCCGACATGCAGGGTTATCGGGATGATTTCGACGCCCTTATTTTTTATTCGAGTGATGGTTCGGTTGGTAAAATGCAGCCCGGCGGTCGGGGCGGCCACCGCTTTGGTTTTCCCGGGATCGGCAAATAAGGTCTGATAGCGGCTTTCATCTTTCTTTTCATCGGGACGATGAATATAGATCGGGAGCGGAATATGACCGAATTTATCTATCAGCCGGTCGGCTTCGGACTTACTCTTAAATTTGATTATTGATTTTCCGGTCGGCAGTTTACTGACTACTTCAAAGGAGGATTCATCGTCGAGAAACAGGGACTCGCCTTCTTTGACACGTTTTGTGGGGTGGGTCAGCACCTGCCAGCAATCCTGGCCCTCATGCTGAATTTCTTCAAGCAGGAAGATTTCTATTTTTCCGCCGGAAGCGCGTCGGGAGAAAAGTCTGGCTTTGAGGACCTTCGTATCATTGACAATAAGCCCGTCGCCCTTCTTCATGAAATTGGCGATATCAGGGAATTTGCCATGGCTGATTTGGCCGTCGGCGCGGTCCAGTATCATCAGGCGCGAGAGGTCGCGTTGTCTGGCCGGGTGGTAGGCAATTCGGCCCTCAGGCAGGTAGTAGTCAAATAGCGATAGGTCCATTACGTCTCATTTTTGTCCATCAAGTCGGAGTAAAATGCTGGTTTATTCCGATTTGTCAAGGTAATTTATTGTATGGTAGTAAAATATGAACCAAATACCGTGTCGGGTCCGTTCGGCAGCGGCCATTGGGGCGTGAAAATTAAGAGGCAAAGCCAAACGGCCGCTATCAGGCGGGAGTATTTCAACTCAATCCGGCAATCTTCATGAAGGTCTCCGCCTTCATATACTCATCTATCAGACGGGTTTTCAGCCGTTCGATATAATCGTCATCGACCCTAAAGAATTTGATCGTTTCAGGATCAAGCCTGGTGTTGGAGAGCCCTCCGGCATCGACTGGTAATCCGTTGTGGGCGACATAATTAGCCAAATTTATCAGGTGAGCAAGGTCGTCGCTCTGATTCTCCATGGCCGGGCTGTGATGATAACCGATGGCGTCGGCAAGCCGGTCGGGCAGTTTCCAGGTTACGGCCAACTGACGCCCAAGCTGGGCATGGTTGAATCCCATGGTAATAATCTCGGCCTCCATCTGGGAAACGTTTTCATGCGTCTGCAGATATTCCATGACCTGTTCATGCTCACTCGGCATAAAGCAGCAAATTATCATTTTACCGATATCATGAATCAACCCGGTGGAAAAAGCCGGGTCGGGATTAAACATTTTTCCGCTATGGAAATCTTTGGCGATGACACGGGCGGAGAGGGCGGTCGAGAGAGAATGCCGCCAGAATTTTTCATGATATTCTTTGTTTTCCTTGTTGGCCTTGAACATGCTCAGCACCGAGGCGGACAGGACAAGATTTTTGACCGCTTCAAGTCCGATAATCATGACGGCATGATTTACCGAATCGATTTCGCGCGACAGGCCATAGAATGCGGAATTGGTCAATTTAAGGACTTTTACCGACATGGCCGGGTCTTCGGAAAGAATCGCGGCGACATCAGCCACTGAGGTTTCAGGATTGTTCAGGACTTTCTGAATCCGCTCGAAGACTATGGGCGGAGTGGGAAGATTTCTGATATTGCTGATGACCTGTTTTAGTCTATTTTCGAGCGACGATGTAGCTGATGTTGTCGTCATATTTCACCTCATGCCTTAAATTGAGTCACATCTGTTTATATATCACATCCCCGAAGGACGGGCGAAATGCCTAATTTTTGCCGTCGACAAATTGGGGGGCCGGTTCACTGTCCCGCAGGTATTTCAGGATTTGCTGACTATTTTTGAGTTCCTTCAGTTCCGTTTTGAGACGAGAATGCCGTCCCCGAAGATATTCTTCGTTTTCCTTGACCAGGCCGATACTTTTCTTGACCATGGTAATAATGCTGTTGACCAGTTTCTTGACCTCGGGTGCGGCCGATGCAATATGGAACATTTTCGGATTTTTTTCTTTCAGGGCGGCGATTTTCTTTTCGGATTGCTGAATGCGCTGATGACACCGTTCGATTTCGGTATAGAGGTCCAGCAGTTTTTCGTCCCGTTCGAATTTGACCATATCTTTTTGTTTATCAATAAGGATATAGAGGGACTGATAGAAAGAATATTCCTCCTTCAGGACAAAAATGAGCTCTCGCTCCAATTGCGTGATTTGATTAAATTCCATATTTGTCGCCTCATCAAATCGAAAATGATACACCGCGGACGGGCTTTTCCTGATGCGGTTCATTCTCAGTTTTAGCCGTTGTGTGTTTAATTTGCCCGGCCAGTTGATCCCACCCCTCGCGGACATTGCTCAGGACGGTGATGGAATCGTCAATCAATGAAAGATCCTTGGTGGCCTGGACGATATTAAGTTTTTCGATGACATATGCGTAAAGTTGAGAAAGTCTTCTTGCAATGTCCTGTCCCTTGTCTTCATCGAGAGTCGTGTACAGATGCACGACAAATTTCTTCGCTTTCTCGATCGAATCATAACCCTCTTTTGTCTGCCCCTTTTGATAGGCTCCGGCGGCCTGTTTGAGGCTGGCGATGGCGCCGTCATAGACCTTAACGACCAGCTCCACCGATGTGCGGCCGAGGGTGTCAACGGCCTCGTACTTTTTTACATTATTATTCATCATGACTTTTTCAGTATTTGACTCCAATTTTGATTTATGCTGGTCAATTGCGATTCCAGGTAGGAACCTTCCGATTGATACTGCGACAGGAGGGATTCCATCTGCAGGAACTGGTTGTATAAATCCTCCCGCCGGGTTGCCAGGCGTTCTTCATAGTCGGCGATTTGATTACTGATACCTTCAATCTGCTTATTGAGTGATGAGGTGCGCCGGGCGATGGACCCATCAATGGTTTTGGTTATATTGTCCAGCGTACTGGTCAACCGGCTGCCGAGTCCGCGTGAAATCGAGATGGTTTCCGTGAGGGCTCCATTAAGGAGCTGATTTTCGGAGATCATGATTTTCAGCTTGATACCATCGGTGGTGGCGTTGTCTTCATCACCGGTCAGGAATTGTCCTTTTCCGGTGGCGCTTTCACCGTTGATGGTACCTTCGACATCACTGCCGGCGTGCACCACGCCTCCCGCAAGGCCGAGGACATTGTAGGCATTAGTGGATGATGTGGTTTCCATGCGCACCTGTGATTTCGAGCCATAGGTCGCGCCGGTTATTTTAAGGTATCCGGAGCCGGAGAGTGGAACCCACTCCACGACGACATCCTGGTTATTCAATTTCGGATCGTTATCGATTTTGGATTGTATTTCGCGCGCCAGAGCGCCGCCGGAGGTGTAGGTGCCCTCGGTGAGCACCAGATCCTCGGATACAAGTCCATCCACTTTTAGCTTCAGGGTATTATTACTGCTGTCAATCGTTATCGGCGATACGGCGGGGTCATTTATCAGAGTTCCCTGGAAATATCCTTTGGAGGCGGCTTTGGTGATCCTGACCTCATAATCTTTTCCGGGGATGGAGTTGTCGGAGGCCGAGACAAATTCCACATACTGCGAGGATGATGATGCGGAATTGACAAAAAGATTGGCAAAGCTATCGAAGTCATTCCGGATGGCATCGACCAGTTTGGCGGAGTTGACCATTTTTAGCTGGCCGTCCGCCCCCGTTCGAATACCGATGGCCGACAGGGAGTTGATTCCATTACCGAGTTCCGTTATAACGCGTGTCGCCGATGATCTCAGGGTTGACTGCATGACTTGAAGAGAATAATCGGCAAAAAGGACGCCGGATTCTTTGGTGTCGGTATTATATGAAAACTGATCGTCGACAAAGCTCATGACGGCATTGTATTTCGTCACGAAATCGTTGACCATGGTCCTGATGGCTTCGGTATCGATACTGGTATTGATAATAATCGACTCACCCGGTTCGGTCGTTTTTTTGACATCGAGGGAAACGCCGGGGATGATTTCTTCAAAGTGATTGGTCGCGGAATTGACGATAATCGGCGATCCGCCGTTGGTGCCGTCTCCCCCGACCGCCAGCCGGGCATCGGAGGCATTCTGCAGAAGGGGCGCAAAGCCGGCCACCTGGAAGGAGTCACCGGCGGTCAACTGGCCGGATGAAAATGACAGCTTAAGGCCGTCGGCTCCGGCGCCGGTCAGTTCCACCTCGCTGTCGGCCTGGGTCACCAGAATCGTTCCCGAATTGGTGCCATCGGACCAATTAAGGGCAATTATATCCGAGCCGATGGTCTGCGTTCCGTTGCCCCCAACCGTAAAGGTATATAATTTATTTTGACTGCCGCTATATGAGGCGGTCGAGCCGAGCGATATGCCGGTGGTTGTTCCGGATGACAGTTTTATCATTTCGGGATTATCGAAGGAGCTGTTTTCAAAATCGAGCATTTCGCCGCCGGTGAGATCAATGTCCAGCTTGATAGTATTGGCGGCACCGGTTTTGGAGGCGGTTATGAGCAGCCGATATGGATTCGAGGAAGTGCCGTCATTAATGATCGACGCGGAAACGCCGGCGCGGGCACCATTGATCGCATTCTTGATGCTGATGAGGCTGTTGTTTTCGGAATCGACATTGATGGTGGTGGTGCCGCCCTGACCGACGGAAATTTTAATTGTCCCGGCACCGAAAATCCCGGTGGTGGAATCGCTCACGCCGCGCGAAGCGACCTGATGATTGCGAGCCAGCGAAAGAACGCTGACATTGTATGATCCCGAGGAGACGCGACCGCTGGCGGTGGCCGAAAGGACGGACTCATCGGAAATATTTATGTCGGCCTTATTATAGGATGACTCTTTTTTCATCAGACTGACCTGGCTCTGGAGGGCGATAAATTTGGCCAGGACGGCCTGGTAGGCGGCAACCTGCTGCGTCTTATATTTCTTATCCTGCTCCAGCAAAGTAACAGGATACCTCTCGTATGACATGATGGTGTCGACAATAGAGGAAATATCGAGATTTGATGCCAGCCCTTCGATTGATTGTGTGCCCGGCATATCTTCTCCTATAAGTTTGTTGCATCCATTTATAATGCAGTAACGGTATCCTTAGGGGTTGAAAAGTCGTATTTCACCCCATATCCATAACGAACTCTATCCTGTATATTTTATCGGATTTTTGGCAGATTTATTCAGTTGGAATCGGGACAACTTTTTGAGTCACATTGAGGAACAGGCAAAAAAAAGCCGGCGGGTGGCCCCGCCGGCTCGTAAGAAAGAAATTACTGGAAGAGAGACAGAACCACCTGCGGGACCTGATTGGCCTGAGCCAGCATTGCGGTGCCGGCCTGGAGCAGGATCTGGTTCTTGACAAAGTTAGACATCTCAGCAGCCATATCGGTGTCACGAATGGTCGATTCGGACGACTGCAGGTTCTGCGAGGCGATACGAAGGTTTCTCAGGCTGGATTCCAGAGTGTTTTTCTGGAAGCTACCGAGCGTGCCGCGAATCGTGGAAACCTGGTCAATCGAAGAGTCGATAACGGACTGGGCATCCTGGGCGCCCTGGACCGTTGTAACATCGATGCCGGCCAGCGAGGTGAACATATTACCGGCAATATTCCGGCCCATGGAAGAAGCAGCCATACCTGGCAGACTGATTTTGGCAATCTGTCCGACATTGGCACCGATCTGGAAGACCAGCGACTGGTCGGTATTGCTGATGGTTTCACTTCCGCCGTTGGAGGTCAGATCGATGTTGACCTTCAGCGATTCGGTCCGGTCAGCGTTATAAACGATGGTGTCGATTCCGGCGGTAACCGTGGTGGCGGGACCGGCGTTAAGTCTGGCGTCAAACCTGGCCGCGGTCGCATCAAGCAGCATGGAACCGAGGTTGATTCCCTGGTTGGCGGTGGCAACGGTAATACCGATAGTGCCGCGACCGGAAACACCTTCAGCCTTGTTGGCAAGGACGAAAGTCTGGGTCGAATTGTAATTGACGGCACTGATGGTATTGGTATAGTTGTCAAAGCTGACCAGAGCGTCGGTACCCTGAACAGCCACGGCGTCGGTTGACATACCGAGAGCAGCGCGGGCGGCGCCGACATCATCGGTGGAGGTGGCCAGCAACTGGATGGAGTAATCGGAGCCTTCATCCATCAGGGTGAACTTAATCTGATTGTCATTGACCTTGGCGACTGAAATATTATTGACGCCGGTGGCGGCAGTGCCGAAATCGGCGGCAAGGTCGGTCTCCAACTGGGCAATCAGGGTATCGATGGAGGTGTAGGTTCCTGCCGTGATGGTGGTCGTCGCGGAAATCGCGGAAGCCGCTTTGGCGACATCAATATCAAAACGAAGTTCGTTGGCGGAAGCGCCACGGGCACTGGCGTCGGCAAATGAGAACCACCCGGTGGTGGCGTCGGTGCTGAAACCTTCAATCGCGGCCGAATAGTTCGCGCCGGAGTTGACGGAGCGGAAGACGAGTTCATTGCCGGCTGAAATAACGGCCTCAGCGCGTCCAGCCAGGGCGGCATTGTTATTGATGGCATTATTCCAGGCAGAAGCCACCTGAGCGGTGGTCATAGTGTCGGTTACATCCACACTCATGGTCTGCCAGCCGGCGACCGACTGACCGTTTTCCTGATAGTTCAGCTTGACGGTATAGGTACCGGCATTGCTGGCGGTCGCGGGGGCGCCGATGGCGGCGGCCGAGGTCAACTGGGCCGAAGTGGCGGCCGCGGCAAATTCGAGACCATTGCCCCAGGCATCAAGAATATGGACATTGTTCGAGGTTTTCGCCGCGCCGGCGGAAGCCTGAATGACGTCGATATTATGAATGCCTTCGGTCAGGCTGTACGGGGTAACCGTACTGTCGAGAGAGACACCAAACGATGTGATGTTCAGGGACGCGGTCGCATCAGCCGTCTTGGTGGCGGTGATGGAATGCGTTCCGGTGGATAATCCGCTTTCGATCAGCATGATTCCAGCGCTGTTGGAACTGGTGATGGTGGCAACATTGGCCTTGGTGCCATCAAGCAGTTTCTTGGTTCCAAACTGGGTATTGGCAGCAATTCTATCAATTGTC from candidate division Zixibacteria bacterium HGW-Zixibacteria-1 encodes:
- a CDS encoding D-alanine--D-alanine ligase → MEKRLKILVLAGGLSEERDVSLASARAVTEAIKKLGHNVAVIDSASGISLLDAEGKYLLAEDTASLSKIALKQKDNLALSESIQSPDYKNSDIVFLALHGGRGEDGTIQALLELAGMKYTGSGVLASAVAMHKAFTKRLVSHEGILTPDWLLFKGNDFGDVESLLNRIQAHFAFPLIVKPNNSGSTVGLTLVRSFDQLAAAVETARKVTGQVLAEQYISGREITASVLNGRPFPLVEIIPTNELYDYQCKYTKGKSQYVCPAPIPDNIRDQIQETAARVYEIVGCSGLARVDFILDKGNKAYFLEVNTLPGMTELSLAPMAAREAGMDFEKLVDLICKTALNR
- a CDS encoding 2-C-methyl-D-erythritol 2,4-cyclodiphosphate synthase, whose product is MRIGIGYDSHRFVTGRPLVLGGVIIAHEYGLDGHSDADVLLHAIADSILGAAGLGDIGGHFPDTDMQFKDMQSTKLLSEVFKMIVQKGFQVGNVDAVIIAEKPKLAPHLDAMKSKISRILVVTIDDIAVKATTNEQMGFVGREEGIAVIATSLLYKDHGTVVQPDK
- the ispD gene encoding 2-C-methyl-D-erythritol 4-phosphate cytidylyltransferase, whose protein sequence is MNTVALIVAAGRGVRFGGDIPKQFRIILDRPLLAWTAMQFEKARLVDEIVLVIAEDFMLYAGDKVVKQSSFAKLKRIIKGGETRRESVLNGLKALPISTGFVAIHDGARPLVDAADIDRVIAVAHKERAAILARPIADTVKRVEADYVISSLDRSKLYRAETPQVFQYDLIKSAHEKYISGREVTDDSALVEALGFKVRTVIPEKRNLKVTTEEDMQLAKMIIEENNREA
- a CDS encoding tRNA preQ1(34) S-adenosylmethionine ribosyltransferase-isomerase QueA; protein product: MDLSLFDYYLPEGRIAYHPARQRDLSRLMILDRADGQISHGKFPDIANFMKKGDGLIVNDTKVLKARLFSRRASGGKIEIFLLEEIQHEGQDCWQVLTHPTKRVKEGESLFLDDESSFEVVSKLPTGKSIIKFKSKSEADRLIDKFGHIPLPIYIHRPDEKKDESRYQTLFADPGKTKAVAAPTAGLHFTNRTITRIKNKGVEIIPITLHVGYGTFRTVKVNDINEHSVDAEFAEISRDAADRINKIRENGGKIFAVGTTSVRTLESAALVKGKVQPYAGYVDLYIKPGHDFKLVDHLITNFHLPKSSLMILVSAFATREKILEAYNIAVKEEYRFYSYGDCMLIL